Part of the Eikenella corrodens genome is shown below.
AATCTTCAGGTAGCCTGTTTGGCGAGAAGGGCATAGAATTTTGCCCACCCCAACCTAGGAGAACACCATGCCGCAGAATCCCCCGAAAATCTACACCGCCGCCCAGATGCGCGAGCGCGAACAGGCTGCCGTGGCGGCCGGCACCAGCTTTTTGCAGCTGATGGAAAACGCCGGGCAGGCCGCCGCTGCCGATTTGCTGCGCCGCCTGCCCGAGCCAGGCCGCGCCCTCTTGGTGTGCGGCAAGGGCAATAACGGCGGCGATGCGCTGGTGATTGCCCGTGTGTTGCAGCAGCGCGGCTGGCAGGCCGATATTGTGCTGCTCTTGGGCACGGCGTTGTCGGATTTGGCCGAAACTAACCGCCAACGCCTCCAAGGTTTGGAGGGCATCCGCTTCCTGTCGGTTGAGGCATTGCCGGCCGCGCTGGAGCAGGGTTACGGCCTGATTATCGACGGCATTTTCGGCACCGGTTTTTCAGGTAGCCTGCCGCCCGAGGCCGCCGAATGCTGCCGCCTGCTCAACCGCGCGGCAGGCTGCAAAGTGGCGCTCGACATCCCCACCGGCCTCAACGGCGACACCGGGGAAGCCGCCGCCGACACCTTCCGCGCCAACCTCACCTACGCCTTCGCCGCCCTCAAACCCGCCCACGCCAACCCCGCCGCGCGGCAGTGGTGCGGTGAGATAGTGTGTTTGGACATTGGGATCGATTAGGCAGCCGGCCGGATAAGGCACTTCGGCTAGTGGCTTATACCTTCAAAGGCAGCGCCGGCGACGTACTGGCGCTGGATATTGACGAGCTGCAGTGGTGGTATGAGCGGGCAGGCTGGATTCGGGAACAGCTGGAAGAGTAAAATGCCGGGACTTATTTACAAGGAGAACCCGATGAAATATTTACCCGTATTACTGGTTACGCTGCTGACTGCCTGCGGCGGCTCGGAGAAACCTACCGAACCTGCCGCCGCTTCAGTGGCGGCTTCTGCTCCAGTAGCCGCCAGTGCGGCGCAAGCCGAGCGAACCTTTACCCCAGTGCCGGATATTAAGCCGGTGTGGCAGATAATGGATATTGCCGGACAGCCGCAGGCGGCGGTGG
Proteins encoded:
- a CDS encoding NAD(P)H-hydrate epimerase; its protein translation is MPQNPPKIYTAAQMREREQAAVAAGTSFLQLMENAGQAAAADLLRRLPEPGRALLVCGKGNNGGDALVIARVLQQRGWQADIVLLLGTALSDLAETNRQRLQGLEGIRFLSVEALPAALEQGYGLIIDGIFGTGFSGSLPPEAAECCRLLNRAAGCKVALDIPTGLNGDTGEAAADTFRANLTYAFAALKPAHANPAARQWCGEIVCLDIGID